From Nitrospira sp.:
GAACGTCCCGCCAACCTCTAGTACACGGCAGCCTCGTATCTGAGGCTAACCAAGAAGACTTCGGGCTCCTAACTTTCCAATATATGACCGCAACAAGTACCACCAGCTGTAGCGCATCACTTCTTCGCAATCAATGGGTTATTATCGCTGCACATTGCGTGGATGCCGTAAACTCATCAGGCCAGCCTATGCCTGATCCAGCGCGACCTGGCCAGAACGTGCTCAAAAGCATTGCACAAATGACATTGAGTGCAGGAGGATGGCATAATCCACAAGCGAAAGGAGTCATCCGGGTTGAAACCTTTCGGCCTTACGACGTGGCGATTATACAAGTAGCCAATCCTTTCAATATTCACGGCTCGACAACCGGTTACTCACGTCTGATTTTTCAAGACGGACAATTTCCGTATTTTGGAAACCCGATTGGCGCCAGCTTGATAATGTTCGGGCGCGGCATTAACAAGCTCGCTTCGGCTGAAGGAGCTTCTGCAAAACCGTCTGAGATGGATGGGTTTTACCGCGTAGCTTATGCCAAGCCTTCCTATACCAAAGATAATCTCTATTGGTATCCCAGTGAAAATGGTTACATGATTGCGGGAGGTGACAGCGGAGGGCCGTCGTACGCATGGGTTCTAGGAGGGTATGCGTTGGTCGGCGTCCATTCAAAAACGAAGGTCACCTATGTGCCGGGCATGCCTCAAACCTGGGATTGGGCTACAAGCACTCCAGAGGCTGGAGACTGCCAGATTACGGGCGTTTGGAACAGTATTCTTGGAATTATAGGACCACCACCCCCTCCATCATCTGATTCCGATACTTTGCTTGAGCCGCCTCCACCCGGATTCATCGGTACTTTTGCACAAACACCACCTGATTTTCAGCCATTTTTTATTTACGGTATACGCCCCAACGGAGAGCTGCTTTGGTATCGCAAAGACTCCAAAGCTTCTGCGTGGCAAGGACCAAAAACAGTCGGCACGAGCTGGAATCATTTTAAGGATGTGATTTCAGCTGG
This genomic window contains:
- a CDS encoding tachylectin-related carbohydrate-binding protein, which produces MKQHHIVPYGLKVLVSVVVMLPGFIMAQENTGTSRQPLVHGSLVSEANQEDFGLLTFQYMTATSTTSCSASLLRNQWVIIAAHCVDAVNSSGQPMPDPARPGQNVLKSIAQMTLSAGGWHNPQAKGVIRVETFRPYDVAIIQVANPFNIHGSTTGYSRLIFQDGQFPYFGNPIGASLIMFGRGINKLASAEGASAKPSEMDGFYRVAYAKPSYTKDNLYWYPSENGYMIAGGDSGGPSYAWVLGGYALVGVHSKTKVTYVPGMPQTWDWATSTPEAGDCQITGVWNSILGIIGPPPPPSSDSDTLLEPPPPGFIGTFAQTPPDFQPFFIYGIRPNGELLWYRKDSKASAWQGPKTVGTSWNHFKDVISAGGNRLYALTQDNKLLWYQHDGFNDGTFSWKPTIEVGNSWTFSRIFAGGNGIVYAIRQDGILLWYRHIGFQNGNVAWAPPSEVGSGWGGFKDVFSTGQGAIYAVKPDGTLLLYQHNGFENGTKSWSGPRIVGSEWNQFQQIVPAGDGVIFAIRPNGELLWYKHLGLRGNRTTRAGAETWEGPVLIGSGWQDFTKIFASIPEILPPGGGIR